A region from the Brassica napus cultivar Da-Ae chromosome C8, Da-Ae, whole genome shotgun sequence genome encodes:
- the LOC106349816 gene encoding uncharacterized protein LOC106349816: MEDILSRAWAHVKWEEDVASRAKAQQKQDPKAIRPDRTERDEKPSPRSARDSGNRNRGRYQNRPIEKAEGIAVSTWPDISHLFVSRPELINILRQMGQQVKWPQKMKAPDSFWNTGFRYDFHRDHGHKTEDCVALKIKVNELLRKGHLRVFLSEKAKSYLSKETMGPSDPCHLGLLGNQRHKPCSREEKHLECQARPRSSQANTPAPRDGRNKFHSLGAGKSPHSSSRRPGHLAHFSKLPGKKDGFSGEVKQTAGEITLPVYAEGVNMSTKFLVVDCDSSYNMILGRPWIHGMGAVPSNLHQMVKFPTPWGIKAIRGDQEYSRSCYQTTLKGKTKVL; this comes from the exons ATGGAAGACATCCTATCTCGAGCCTGGGCGCATGTCAAATGGGAGGAAGACGTCGCCAGCCGTGCCAAGGCACAGCAAAAGCAAGATCCAAAGGCGATCAGACCAGACCGAACCGAGCGAGATGAGAAACCCTCTCCAAGATCAGCTAGGGACTCCGGAAATCGAAACCGGGGCAGATACCAGAACCGGCCAATCGAGAAGGCAGAAGGGATAGCAGTGTCCACGTGGCCAGACATATCTCACCTCTTCGTCTCGAGGCCGGAGCTTATCAATATTCTGAGGCAGATGGGCCAGCAGGTCAAGTGGCCTCAGAAGATGAAAGCCCCCGACTCTTTCTGGAACACTGGCTTCAGGTATGACTTCCACCGAGACCACGGTCACAAAACGGAGGACTGCGTCGCACTAAAGATCAAAGTCAACGAGCTGCTAAGGAAAGGTCACCTCAGGGTGTTCCTTTCCGAGAAGGCCAAGAGCTATCTAAGCAAGGAGACAATGG GACCGAGTGATCCATGTCATCTCGGGCTGTTAGGAAATCAGCGGCATAAGCCATGCAGCCGCGAAGAGAAGCACCTGGAATGCCAAGCACGGCCTAGAAGCAGCCAAGCCAACACGCCTGCTCCTAGGGACGGACGAAATAAGTTTCACAGCCTAGGAGCAGGAAAAAGTCCTCACTCCTCATCACGACGCCCTGGTCATCTCGCTCACTTTAGCAAACTGCCTGGTAAAAAGGATG GTTTCAGCGGGGAAGTCAAGCAAACCGCTGGGGAGATAACCCTCCCCGTATACGCCGAAGGAGTCAACATGTCAACCAAATTCCTCGTGGTTGATTGCGATTCGTCCTACAACATGATCTTAGGACGGCCCTGGATCCACGGAATGGGAGCCGTCCCCTCAAATCTTCACCAAATGGTGAAGTTCCCTACGCCCTGGGGCATAAAGGCGATCAGAGGGGATCAAGAATATTCCCGCTCCTGCTATCAGACCACTCTGAAGGGaaagaccaaggtcttatag
- the LOC106349815 gene encoding uncharacterized protein LOC106349815 → MQNSICTNVISFKGGATVDQAKPCSDLLVIELTIRSIDIARVLIDTGSSVDIIFKDTLEKMKIDPSEIVENPSPLVGLSGEATIAFGSINLAVKAGTMTKVLEFLVVDRPASYNVIMGTPWLNSIRAIPSTYHLCLKFPTLNRIKVIWGNPRVSQINALIEIASPKNKREVQRLTGRVAALNRFISRSTDKCLPFYDILRGDKKFEWSEESEYAFQQLKRYLATPPVLAKPVKGEPLILNIAVSATAVNGVLIMEERSEQKLIFYISKTLLDAESRYPLMEKLAYAVVTSARKLRLYFQSHTIVILTTFPLLTILHSPIQSGRLAKWAVELSEYDIEYRPRTSSKSQVLADFLVELPPGTVTNKEPNSTWFLHVDGSSSKQGSCIGIRLTSPTSEILEQSFRLGFHASNNEAEYETLIAELRLAHGLKIRNIHAYCDSQLVASQYSVKYEARDERMDAYLKLVQNLAQEFDCFSLTRIPRSENFQADALAALASSSDPGLERVIPVEFIEHPSIEPPIVINLIRDQDDDVDEVARQPDERSEQSDYGYDTPWLETIRAYITDGKLPPKKWAAGKIRTQAARYVTVNGEIYKWKLSGPLMTCLEGEMVRNVMEEVHSGSCGNHSGGRSLAVKMKRHRYYGPTMIGDCKKFARKCEKSQRHAPTIRQPAEVLSSITSPHGVPYEIVTNNGSQFISTRFEAFCEKRKIRLNKSTPRYIHNAMAKPRQSIRPF, encoded by the exons ATGCAAAACTCGATCTGCACGaacgtcatctcgttcaaggggggagcaacggtcgatcAGGCCAAACCTTGTAGCGATCTCCTTGTTATTGAGTTAACGATTCGTAGCATCGATATCGCTAGGGTATTAATCGATACTGGAAGTTCGgttgatatcatcttcaaagatactctcgagAAGATGAAGATCGATCCGTCCGAAATCGTTGAAAATCCTAGCCCGCTAGTGGGACTCTCGGGAGAAGCCACTATAGCTTTCGGGTCGATTAATCTTGCGGTCAAAGCTGGGACCATGACGAAAGTCTTAGAGTTTCTAGTTGTAGACCGCCCCGcgtcttacaacgttatcatgggtaCGCCGTGGTTGAATTCCATACGCGCGATCCCATCAACATATCACCTTTgcctcaaattcccaacccttAACAGAATcaaggtaatatggggaaatccGAGAGTATCGCAG atcaatgCATTGATCGAGATTGCTTCGCCCAAGAATAAGCGAGAAGTCCAGAGATTGACCGGTAGAgtcgcagcacttaaccgattcATATCACGGTCAACGGACAAGTGCTTACCTTTCTACGATATCCTACGGGGggataaaaaattcgaatggtcagAAGAGAGCGAATACGCTTTTCAACAGCTGAAACGATACTTGGCCACTCCTCCAGTTCTCGCCAAACCCGTCAAAGGAGAACCCTTGATCCTAAATATCGCAGTATCAGCAACGGCTGTTAACGGCGTCCTGATTATGGAAGAGCGCAGCGAACAAAAACTTATCttttacataagcaaaaccttgctagaTGCTGAGTCAAGGTATCCGCTGATGGAAAAACTAGCATACGCAGTCGTAACATCAGCGCGAAAGCTAAGATtgtatttccaatcccacacgatcgtcatcctcacgaccTTCCCCCTACTGACGATTTTGCACAGCCCAATTCAGTCGGGCCGACTAGCCAAATGGGCagtcgagttgagcgagtacGATATCGAATACCGACCGAGAACAAGTTCGAAATCCCAAGTACTCGCAGACTTCTTAGTCGAACTACCACCGGGGACCGTGACCAACAAGGAACCAAATTCGACCTGGTTCCTTCACGTTGACGGATCatcatccaagcaaggatcatGCATCGGAATCCGCCTCACGTCACCGACCAGTGAGATCCTAGAACAATCGTTCAGACTGGGATTTCACGCATCCAACAACGAGGCCGAGTACGAAACACTCATTGCAGAGCTACGCTTAGCTCACGGATTGAAGATACGCAACATCCATGCCTACTGTGATTCTCAGCTAGTCGCAAGTCAATATAGCGTAAAATACGAAGCAAGGGACGAAAGAATGGATGCATATCTCAAATTGGTCCAGAATTTAGCCCAAGAATTTGACTGTTTCTCTCTTACGCGAATCCCCCGTTCCGAAAATTTCCAAGCCGATGCTCTCGCGGCCCTGGCATCAAGTTCTGACCCAGGTCTTGAAAGAGTGATTCCGGTCGAATTCATTGAACACCCGAGTATCGAACCACCAATCGTCATCAACCTCATCAGGGATCAAGATGACGATGTAGACGAGGTCGCAAGACAGCCGGATGAGAGATCAGAACAATCTGACTACGGCTACGATACGCCATGGCTGGAAACGATTCGCGCCTACATCACCGATGGGAAATTACCTCCCAAAAAATGGGCGGCCGGCAAAATCCGAACGCAGGCCGCGCGTTACGTAACGGTCAACggcgaaatttacaaatggaaactttccggaccactcatgacgtgttTGGAAGGAGAAATGGTGAGAAACGTCATGGAAGAAGTCCATTCTGGATCCTGCGGAAACCATTCCGGTGGAAGGTCACTAGCAGTAAAAATGAAACGCCACAGATACTATGGGCCAACGATGATCGGGGATTGTAAGAAATTCGCCCGAAAATGCGAAAAAAGCCAAAGGCATGCTCCgaccatccgacaaccagcaGAAGTTCTTTCTTCCATCACGTCACC ACACGGAGTTCCGTACGAGATCGTAACTAACAACGGATCTCAGTTCATCTCCACCCGATTCGAAGCATTCTGCGAAAAACGGAAGATACGACTAAACAAGTCGACTCCCAGATATATCCACAATGCAATGGCCAAGCCGAGACAATCAATAAGACCATTCTAG